AACTGCCCTGCGGTTCCGAAATACATGAAATgcaaacaatgtatataataaataattataataatgttaaaatttcATACACGAATTTGCATATTCAAAGCACTATCAATGCATcagatattttacaaaataattcgATAAGCATTTTGAACTTAAATGGTTCAGGTAACTATTTAGCTGtagaatatattcatatttcatatcaatcaaaatgtacattaattcgtgtacagtatactatacaAAAGAGATTCACATAAATAACTATTAATTTTACTTccttttaattaaaatatctaaaataacaAATTTCTCAAATCTTGTTATCTTATTTGTTAATTGTCTTTTTCCTGATTTTAAACTCTACGCATGCTCGAGCGGAAGTGTCAAACCATCCACACGAACGTACCCGGATGTTACTACCCAGATCCGATCTGTACAGCAGTGACCTGTTGTATAAGGACCTGTGTGACCGACTGTAACTGGCTGATGTCGGATTGTGTCTTGTTGAGGGAAGTCTGAACTCGCGACTCGAACTGCTGAACAGCCTTTTGCAGAGCGGCACTGGAAAGTGTCGTGTTACTAGAAAGAGCCGGCGCAGAGGTCAAGGTCTTCACGTCCTGGGTTAATTTGATCAGATCTGCGGCCTGGGATGATGTCTGAAATTGAAAGATTTAATTTGGTgctataataaaacaaatttaccGCATTCCGTCTATTCAATTACAGCATTTCAAAAAGACAATATGTcagaatgaattattttttccaaaacacTTACTGTTTGTATTAATAACAATTCTTTGTTTACTAGAACAGCTAAAGTAATGCAATGACAATATTTTGCAGTAGCAAGCAAGCAAAAAACATAGCAATCTTATCATAGGCTTCGTATATTCCGTTGAAATAGTGGCAAAATAGCAAGTATCAAAACAAAACGTTGGACGCCTACCTCATTCTTGAGCTTGTTGAGCTGATCGGCAAGTAGTTTTGTTTGGCTGCTCATAGATTGGATCTTTGCGTGGTCCGAAAAAAAGTTGACGTTGTTGGTCATGAGTTGTGTTCCCAGCTGCTGTAGTTCCTTCTCCACCTTTGTGACGTTGATCTGGATAGCAGCGACCTCTTGAGCTACTACAATCATCTGGGGTTCAATCTTTTGTTTCAAGGTGTCCAGGTCTGACTTGACAGTCGTGACCTTTGTCTCCGCCGCCACAACACGTGACACGGCGCCCTGTGTTGCGAGTTTGATGGTGTTGATTTCATTACTCTGGTTGGTCACTTGTCCAAGAAGCTGTATAAgagtttatatttgtttaataaaacaaaatactgcAGATGGTTTGTGGTAATAATAATATGGTATGCGTTTTCAATATTTCCTAAATCAATGCAATTCGACAAATCAAAAATAGAGAAAAATCAGGATTGGCATCAATCAAAACATCATAAACAGACTGATCGCAAATTGTACGAACCcgttttaattattttcttagTAAAGACATTTGACAAATATCAATGCTAGATAGTGACACAAATGCACTATCAAACTTGTCGAAACTTACCTGGTTTGTCTTCGTGTTCAGACTCTTGAACTGTGTGGTCTGTAGTTGGTTTTGCTGTTGAACGTCCCTTTCTAGTTGTTGGTACTGCTGCTTCAATTGCGTAAGTTGCGCACTTGTCGGACCTCCTGCTGGCACAGATGCTGGCGGGGATGTCACAGCAGGGCCCGTTGGCGTCCTACCGGCGTTTGCCTGAAGAGATTTGATTTGATTCTCAAGGTTGATAATTCTTTGTTCTGTTTTTGCGATATCTACCGCCTGATGGTTAATTTGCTTCTCAATCGCTGTATCAACCTTAGATTGTTCCACGGAACCCCTCTGAAACTGGTAGGTGAGGTTGAagattttattgttaatatccTGTACGGCCTTTGTGAGAAGGTCTTTTGTGTCGTGAACAAGCTGGTTAAGGTACTGGGTGTTACCACCGGCTGCTCCACTGCCACCAGAAGGCGCCGTGCTCACTGACTGTCGGAGTCGTTGAAATTGGCTAGTAAGATCATTGACCTTTGAGGTATAAGTGGCTGTATCAGACTGAACCTTGGCTAGTGTGCTCTGGACAATACTGTTTTGTGACACGTACTGTAGACGAGTCTTGTCCAAGTCTTGTTTCACCTGATCCACCTTTTTGTCTAAGTTACTAGATGACATCGAACATCCACCTGCTGTAGCTGGAACTGTAAACTGGTATTTGCATGATGAAGCAGGGTTTGGAAGTACTCCCTGGGGTACATATTGTCCATGAGTTCCGCTTAAGACcaggaaaacaaaaatcaaaattccGTTCATTTTCACTTTTGAATGTATTGTCTAGAACGTCCTAGAGAGTGGAAAGCCAATTGTTAACTGTTTAGTGTGTCCGTCGCAACCAGGAATTTATAGTCGTCCCTAAAGGCGGAGAAGTTTCGTTCTTATCGCCGCCATGTCGATACACAGGTGCAGCACCGCTCTTCATTGGTGGACGAGTTTACAGAAACTCCTGTGTTTGGACAGCTTTGGTTGCTACAGATAGTGCGATGATCAATCATCCTTCCTCATTGAAAATTTCCACTACAATTCAAGCATGGAAACAGATTTATGTACTAAATGAAAGTCTTTGAAGATGTGATATAAACCACTCCCGAACAAGTTTTTGAGTTTTATTAATCGCTCACACTTAATATCAACAAAAGGAGACTTGACCTGGATCCACCGTATAATGGCTAAAATAGAAATTAGTATGTCATTATCTAGGACATTTCGGCCCAAACTACATTTCACGAACATCATGAAGACGTAAACAGATCAATATTGACTGATACACAATAATGGATACATGTTAATTAAGGCCAGGTGATCAGCTAAACAATACCATGAAAGACAGGATGACAGGATCTTACGATGAGGAATGTGGTCGGACCTGAAACCACAGACGAAATGTTCACACGCCAGACCTTGCCCATTTTTTTGATGAGATGGAATGATTCTCAAACTGCTTTTCTGAAGTTATATAGAAACATAGAAagaaaattattatattttaattacactataacatttatgtttatacatttgtatatatatatatatatgtgtgtgtatgtgtgtgtgagtggAGGGGGGACGTCTATCACAGTTAAGCCATTTTCTATTTCATCTTGTAAGAGCTAATTAGTAATTTAGAACATATTGTTACACATAACCTTTGGACATTATGCCGCCGTTGTTATACCTGCATTAGAACAGAAAAAGTGTTGAATATAAATAGTAAAAACTACCTAAGCATAATTCTATTTGTTGCGTTCTATACATTATAGTATCACTTCTTCTACTCTAATGGTAAAAACGTACTGACAGATCAATCTAATCTAAAAAGGAGATTCGATAGCTATAGTACATATggtttaaatcaaggttattcATAATGACCCATTCTtaattgaatatacatgtacttgtttttcttttgttttttgtttttataatcgATTACAACATCATAGAATTACATTCACTCAAGCATTATGAGttcaaaatgtatacatataaggtatgaaatgaataaaataaataaataagattatTTTCTCATTCATTAAAAAAAGTGATGATTATAGCAACGTGTAAAAATGTTCATATTGTCAAATGAAGGAAGAAGCTAAAAAATGTATTACTTCCCTATCCTAGATTGCTGTTCAGTCGAAATAATGCTAGTGTTTTGAGATTGAGAATGAGTACTTTTGCattatgatatcaatatatcGTAACAGGACATCATCTCAGTATCATGACAAAACTGAAATGCTTGTCTCGATTAAATCCGATTCATATCATGACGATCATTGTCTAGTAACTTGTAACCAGCAACTATTTTCAGCGATGACAATTACAAAAGTACACTCTCTAAAGTCTTTAGCTGAGCCTTcgcccttgtgaggaaggctttgggctctgtcacctggccgagacatacgaCAGTCTATAGCAATGGTAGCTCAGCAATTTGGGAGCGACACGACTGGTTTgatcgttgtcagtataatgtgacctggtggggtgTCCACtactgctggatgtcttcggcagtatggtTCATTGAGCTAGCACTATAAGTCGACATCAGTTCCGCACTATCACATGGAGCCAAAAAAGACCGCAGCAGCCTCCCAATATACGCTATacactacacgcatgcatgtcacacaAAGGAGGCCGTCGTTAAACGATCATAGTGTTGAGaggacgttaaataatacaGAAATCAAATAATACCACCGTCATCTGATGGATTAGTTTTCAACAATGACGATTGCACTCGCTCAAGGATATGGTCGCATTGGTTAGACTTTAGGAAAACATTCTTGTCCTAGCCGATTTGATCCGTATTTGCATTGGcacaaaatgatatatattgttaagtCTAACAGCATTCTTAAATTGTTACATTCTTATACTTGTAGGATTATCGATTTGGCGACATAGACGCCGGAAAATGTAAGGGTCACATCGTCAGATGCATTTCCGGTCGATAAAATTACGTAAGGCTGCATTTCGAACAAGAAACGAAACGTACTTGTACGATTTCAATTTCGATTGCTTTCACTCAGGAGAggtttgaaagaaaaaaaacaacatcagtTGAGAAATACATCAGCTGAATTCTTTTACTATGCTGTTTCCCGTCTAAAATCGTTTGGCAGTGACATTACACTCGAGACTTTGGGTttatacaaatatgatacaaaGATGCTGTTCGGATAGCTGACAATGGATGTGCCGACGTAAGAAAACAATCTCATTATTGTCCTTTACCTCAGATTCCAAATACTCAATATCatgtactgttatagatatTGTACTCTTCTGGTGTTGATGATTTTTggttaaatgacttctcaatatTGAAGAAGGGCCTCTTTGTAGTAGATTGTGTCAGTCTCATTGAACAACATAAAGAGAGGTCCATCAAAGGTTATTATTTCTTGTCAAATAATTAACAACGACAGCATAGGACTGTGAGTGACATGTGCTGACTTAGTATCCTCGTATAAAACACCTTACTCCCTGTTTACCGCCATACCAATGGGGCGATAACGACGTTAGTTTTGCTTTTGTCGACGTCATCGTTGTTGATTTTGGTTTTTGTTGtgataatgtttttttctttcatttttgttttatttttttatcccCTTTAATTTTTCCAACgtttttgtaaaatttgacaaaaatcGTTTGATgcttaaacaataaaatatatgacAATATGTGCACTTGATAGTACGTTTGTCTCCTGTTtactttattttcaataatgatattttaacaCCTGTGCTGTGAAATCTTTGATtaatcattgtattgtatctTCATACTTAAAGGTGACATTTActgatgttttttgtttattccttttatgtaacaaaatatcatttaaatgaaGTCGTTTCCTATGATACGtgtatgttatttattataAGTGTGAACAATTGGAATTTCTAAATATTCGTTTCAATATATCTTACTCATACAGAAAGTAACTAAAGTATAATGTTCAATACCATGGGTATTCATCACTTGACCTTAATGGAGGTGATAGCACATTAGGCGTGCCTACACATACATAACTGACATACTTACAACATACCTGCGTCACGTGTATATGTGACGTCACTGACCGACCGGAGCCCGGGTGACAGGCTAGCGGGGCTGGCCGAGTAGGTGATCCAGACAATGTTTGTACGGTACGTTTGACCAATTAGTAAGATAAGAGGTGAGATGACAGGGATAGATTTCCGTCCCATTCACATCTGTTTATGTGAAGCTTTTAACACTTTATAAACCTTATATTCTCATCCCGACTTTCTAGATTGTTCTTATTCCTCCCACAtgagttatataagatattgattAGTCTCACCATCTCAATCATAACCACCTACTATCTAACAAGTTGCTAGTTTTACACGACAAAACGGTGACATGGAGTTCcagaaaaatataacaattctAAAAATGAAACGCTTGTCCTTATAAAACCTTCTGATTTATTACTTTTCAATATACTTCCAAAGCGAATATCGTCACAGATCGAAATATATTCAAACCCCCCTAAatctaaatgtatatatatatatgtactaggTTGGAAATGAAAGGATGTGACTCCGATAGTGAAATATGGGTGATCTACCTCAAcatttattaattatgattttcCTATCTCAGATTAACATAGTCAAATTAACTTAAATGCCtaaaattgtgattaaaaaaGCACAAAATGATGCTGCAAGGACTGCCACCAGTCTATCACATACAAATGATACCTGTTTAAACGTGCATTCATATACTACTCTCTAAGAAATGGATACAACAAAAGACATACAAAAATTGGTTAATTTTAACTAaagttgagagttagatacaattgagttagatacagtagagttagatactgtaaagttatatacagtagagaaagATACGGTATAGCCAAAATTAataaaactgtatcatacaattgTTCTGCCCTaataggactcgtcagtgatgctaagggctTAAAGTGTTGATCATATTAGGCGACTGAAACCTCGAAATAGGTCAGAAAATGTCAAAACCTGAATGGGAGGTACAAAAGACCCCTAATTCAATGGatttgttgtaattttcaatattggatttcaaaacaacatttaaaacataCTTAAATACTGAACTTTTAAATTATCTTTGTTTGTCCTGCTCATGTTAgagattataaaaaaaacaacctatTACATCTGCATCTACTACAAAACTGGTCCAATCCTCGAGCTCTGTTTGctccaaaattgcagaatataaaataccaaacaatcTGAATGGCTGTAAAATCTTGGCATACCCCTTGATAAAAGGGGGCAGCCGTTTATTATAAACAGAAActtttaacatttatataatatattttagaattaaaacgtatttttttttttagcaaaaaCCATAATGGCATTAAAGGAGGCCAGGCGCCACCCGTCATTTATCAATGAAGTAATGTAGACCATATTACATTTATCAATGTAGTAATGTACACCATGTATCATTTATCAATGTATTCATGTACACCATATAACATTTATCAATGTATTCATGTACACCTATTACATTTATCAATGTAGTAATGTACACCATATAACATTTATCAATGAAGTAATGTACACCATATTACATTTATCAATGTAGTCATGTACacaatattacatttatcaatGTAGTAATGTACACCATGTATCATTTATCAATGTAGTAATGTACACCATGTATCATTTATCAATGTagtaatgtacacaatatttcatttatcaatGTAGTAATTTACACCATATTACATTTATCAATGTagtaatgtacacaatatttcatttatcaatGAAGTAATGTACACCATATTACATTTATCAATGTAGTTATGTACACCATATTACATTTATCAATGTagtaatgtacacaatattacatttatcaatGTAGTAATGTACAACATGTATCATTTATCAATGTagtaatgtacacaatattacaCTTTCCTAACGTCTTATATCCAAAAGCCGACGATCTAAATACGCGTGCttatacaaaacaattataCGATCCTAGATTACATATTTGACATCTTAGACTTTTCTCAACATTCCTCCATACAAAGGACCCGGATGATCTGGTCTTGTCTGGTCTTCATGTTCCCtaaaaagtaatttaaaaaaaaattagttggAAATATGAACATGCAGTACACTACATGCGAATTAAGGACATCAATTTAGCAATATGAATTAATTATCATGCCTCTTTTATCACACACCTGGAGGAACTTACAGATGTAAAATCGTCTAGAGACGTCTTCATCATTTTCAAATAgcagaaaaaaagataaaatatatcaataaaatatgatatgttTCTATAGATAAGTGAGAAGTTGACatcaaataaattataaagCAAGGATATAAGGAATGGATTTTGATATATGAACGCCTTACATAAAACAGGTTTGTTCAAAATTGGGGGTAAATATAGGTTATAAATCTGAGTATTCTTCAGAGTCAAGGTAAGGTAAGGGAAGTTTAAGATCATTATTTGTGCGAGTACCGAATGTTCTGCTTTATGCCCTTCGATGTCAGAACGTTTATCAGCTAACTTGTTTCCACATTGAATTTTAGTTTCTTGTGTAATctgttttgctttgtttttacGACATGAACATTTAGAGATTTATAAATCCCGATTGGGAAGTAGCAATACCTAAATATAGTTTAAAGTGATTGTATTTACGCGGAGGCAATCATTTACGTCAGCTTTACGTCATCCTACTGCAAaaaaagtaacattttttttaaaacatataactGACTTAATTCATCATTTGATAAGGAAATTACTTTTCTATTATTTTTGAAGTGTTTATAAGATTAACTTGGACTGTACTTGGTGCTTGCCGCCATCCTTTGTTAGTTTTAAGATGTTCTTGTCGCGAAGGAACCGCAAGTGGAAAAGGTACAACTTCCCCCAAACATGAACACAAACCGGGATAGTACCAACGTAATTACTAAGGCGCaaacttggatatttatgtatgtgtAGAGGGTCTGACTTTTTAATACCAAAATCCAAGTGTTTTCCCCTCTACATTACATAGGCTATCTCTATTTACTTCTGCTCACCATGTGCTGTTTGGCGATTCACTCATTCTTTCGACGCTGACAACGCTCTCTGTAGCTATCAATGGAGCTTGCTTCATAGTTTTGTACATGAAAGTAAAAACATGCTTTTAAGAAGTTTAGTTCTCTTAAACTATATTTTATGTGGTTCGCTTTGAAGTGCGCGACAAAAAGGTTAGTATTTCCGCAGAAAATCTAAACTGCATTCCTTTGTATATAACGTTTTAAATGATCCAagaaataaataacatattgGTGTACTAGCTTTGAATACGGTAAATGTATTAAAAGAGTTTCAGGTAAAAGTGGATCAttaaaacatatctcattaatGTGAAAATGATCATTATGACTCTAGTAAATAATGCCAACATGTTAACCCATCACGCTCCTGGTaatatgtatactatagaaTATTTACTTCTGATTGTAAAGTAAATGTAGCATGTCAACTTAACTTATAAGGGTTGAGTTGGTAAcagatatatttcattatttacataCTACGTGTATGTTACCATGTCACCCACTAGTTTTAATTaggtatttatttgtttgttaccATGTCATCCACTAGTTttaattagatatttatttgtttattaccaTGTCACCAATAAATTTAATTGGGTATTTACTTGTTTGCTACCATGTCATCCTCTAGTTTTAATTAGGTATTATCTTATTAGTTACCAGGTCATCcactgattttaattagatgtTTACTGGTTTGTTACCATATCACCCATTAGTTTTAATTAGGTATTATCTTATTTGTTACCATGTCACCCATTAGTTTTAATTGGGTATTATCTTATTTGTTACCATGTCACCCACTAGTTTTAATTGGGTATTTAGTCGTTTGTTACCATGTCACCCATTAGTTTTAATTAGGTATTTACTCGTTTGTTACCATGTCACCCATTAGTTTTAATTGGGTATTATCTTATTTGTTACCATGTCACCCACTAGTTTTAATTGGGTATTTACTCGTTTGTTACCATGTCACTCGTTAGTTTCAATTAGGTATTTAGTCGTTTGTTACCATGCCACCCATTAATTTTAATTGGGTATCATCTTATTTGTTACCATGTCATCAACTAGTTTTAATTCGATATTTATTAGTTTGCTACCAGGTCATCCACTGTTTTTGATTTTATGTTTACTGGTTTGTTACCATGTCACCCATTAGTTTTAATTAGGTATTTACTTGCTTCTTACCATGTCACCCATTAGTTTTAATTAGGTATTTACTTGCTTGTTACCATGTCACCCACTA
The sequence above is drawn from the Pecten maximus chromosome 9, xPecMax1.1, whole genome shotgun sequence genome and encodes:
- the LOC117334726 gene encoding uncharacterized protein LOC117334726, translated to MNGILIFVFLVLSGTHGQYVPQGVLPNPASSCKYQFTVPATAGGCSMSSSNLDKKVDQVKQDLDKTRLQYVSQNSIVQSTLAKVQSDTATYTSKVNDLTSQFQRLRQSVSTAPSGGSGAAGGNTQYLNQLVHDTKDLLTKAVQDINNKIFNLTYQFQRGSVEQSKVDTAIEKQINHQAVDIAKTEQRIINLENQIKSLQANAGRTPTGPAVTSPPASVPAGGPTSAQLTQLKQQYQQLERDVQQQNQLQTTQFKSLNTKTNQLLGQVTNQSNEINTIKLATQGAVSRVVAAETKVTTVKSDLDTLKQKIEPQMIVVAQEVAAIQINVTKVEKELQQLGTQLMTNNVNFFSDHAKIQSMSSQTKLLADQLNKLKNETSSQAADLIKLTQDVKTLTSAPALSSNTTLSSAALQKAVQQFESRVQTSLNKTQSDISQLQSVTQVLIQQVTAVQIGSG